The proteins below come from a single Balaenoptera acutorostrata chromosome 2, mBalAcu1.1, whole genome shotgun sequence genomic window:
- the NR2F6 gene encoding nuclear receptor subfamily 2 group F member 6, whose translation MAMVTGGWGGPGSGGDTNGVDKAGGYPRAAEEDSASPPGAASDAEPGDEERPGLQVDCVVCGDKSSGKHYGVFTCEGCKSFFKRSIRRNLSYTCRSNRDCQIDQHHRNQCQYCRLKKCFRVGMRKEAVQRGRIPHSLPGAVAASSGSPPGSALAAAGGDLFPGQPVSELIAQLLRAEPYPAAAGRFGAGAAGAFGAGGGAAGAVLGIDNVCELAARLLFSTVEWARHAPFFPELPVADQVALLRLSWSELFVLNAAQAALPLHTAPLLAAAGLHAAPMAAERAVAFMDQVRAFQEQVDKLGRLQVDSAEYGCLKAIALFTPDACGLSDPAHVESLQEKAQVALTEYVRAQYPSQPQRFGRLLLRLPALRAVPASLISQLFFMRLVGKTPIETLIRDMLLSGSTFNWPYGSGQ comes from the exons ATGGCCATGGTGACCGGCGGCTGGGGCGGCCCCGGCAGCGGCGGCGACACGAACGGCGTGGATAAGGCGGGCGGCTACCCGCGCGCGGCGGAGGAAGACTCGGCCTCACCCCCCGGCGCCGCCAGCGACGCTGAGCCAGGCGACGAGGAGCGGCCGGGGCTGCAGGTGGACTGCGTGGTGTGCGGGGACAAGTCGAGTGGCAAGCACTACGGCGTCTTCACCTGCGAGGGCTGCAAGAGCTTCTTCAAGCGGAGCATCCGCCGCAACCTAAGCTACACCTGCCG GTCCAACCGTGACTGCCAGATTGACCAGCATCACCGGAACCAGTGCCAGTACTGCCGTCTCAAGAAGTGTTTCCGGGTGGGCATGAGGAAGGAGG CGGTGCAGCGTGGCCGCATTCCGCACTCGCTGCCTGGCGCCGTGGCAGCCTCCTCGGGCAGCCCCCCGGGCTCTGCGCTGGCGGCGGCCGGTGGAGACCTCTTCCCGGGGCAGCCGGTGTCGGAGCTGATCGCGCAGCTGCTGCGCGCAGAGCCCTACCCTGCGGCGGCTGGGCGCTTCGGCGCGGGCGCAGCGGGCGCGTTCGGCGCAGGGGGCGGCGCGGCGGGCGCGGTGCTCGGCATCGACAACGTGTGCGAGCTGGCTGCGCGGCTGCTCTTCAGCACCGTGGAGTGGGCGCGCCACGCGCCCTTCTTCCCCGAGCTGCCGGTGGCTGACCAGGTGGCGCTGCTGCGCCTCAGCTGGAGCGAGCTCTTCGTGCTGAACGCGGCGCAGGCGGCGCTGCCCCTGCACACGGCGCCGCTGCTGGCCGCCGCCGGCCTGCACGCCGCACCCATGGCCGCCGAGCGCGCCGTGGCCTTCATGGACCAGGTGCGCGCCTTCCAGGAGCAGGTGGACAAGCTGGGCCGCCTGCAGGTCGACTCGGCGGAGTACGGCTGCCTCAAGGCCATCGCGCTCTTCACGCCTG ATGCCTGTGGCCTCTCAGACCCGGCGCATGTGGAGAGCCTGCAGGAGAAGGCCCAGGTGGCCCTCACCGAGTATGTGCGGGCCCAGTACCCATCGCAGCCCCAGCGCTTTGGGCGCCTGCTGCTGCGGCTCCCTGCCCTGCGTGCCGTCCCCGCCTCCCTCATCTCCCAGCTGTTCTTCATGCGCCTGGTGGGCAAGACACCCATCGAGACGCTGATCCGAGACATGCTGCTGTCGGGAAGTACCTTCAACTGGCCCTACGGCTCGGGCCAGTGA
- the OCEL1 gene encoding occludin/ELL domain-containing protein 1 isoform X2, whose translation MPTREAPQSRGSRGNLQTRPPGPGPPRLVPGGLEPSAARPLCQPQPGAHRTRPKKIVFEDELPSRTLLSSKKSLRAIPGGHVPRPHPVPDYELKYPPVSNEKDRSRYAAVFQDQYPEFLELQQEVGSAQAKLQQLEALLNSLPPPRSQKEAHVAARVWREFEKKQLPSLISDAFALEAEI comes from the exons ATGCCCACCCGGGAGGCCCCGCAGAGCCGCGGCTCCCGGGGGAACTTGCAAACCCGCCCGCCTGGCCCTGGTCCCCCG CGACTGGTGCCTGGAGGCCTCGAACCCAGCGCGGCCCGCCCTCTGTGCCAGCCTCAGCCCGGAGCACACAGGACAAGGCCCAAGAAGATTGTATTTGAGGATGAGCTGCCCTCCCGGACCCTCCTGAGCTCCAAGAAGTCTCTTAGAGCAATCCCCGGGGGACATGTGCCTAGGCCCCACCCCGTGCCTGACTATGAGCT TAAGTACCCACCAGTGAGCAACGAGAAGGATCGGAGCCGCTATGCTGCAGTGTTCCAGGACCAGTACCCAGAGTTCTTGGAGCTCCAGCAGGAGGTGGGCTCTGCACAGGCCAAGCTCCAGCAGCTGGAGGCCCTGCTGAACTCACTGCCCCCACCCCGAAGCCAG AAGGAGGCCCATGTTGCTGCCCGTGTCTGGAGGGAATTTGAGAAGAAGCAGTTG CCGTCCCTGATTTCAGATGCCTTCGCCCTTGAGGCTGAGATCTGA
- the OCEL1 gene encoding occludin/ELL domain-containing protein 1 isoform X1 yields the protein MPTREAPQSRGSRGNLQTRPPGPGPPRLVPGGLEPSAARPLCQPQPGAHRTRPKKIVFEDELPSRTLLSSKKSLRAIPGGHVPRPHPVPDYELKYPPVSNEKDRSRYAAVFQDQYPEFLELQQEVGSAQAKLQQLEALLNSLPPPRSQKEAHVAARVWREFEKKQLDPSFLDKQARCHYLKGKLRHLKTQIQKFDDQGDSEGSVYF from the exons ATGCCCACCCGGGAGGCCCCGCAGAGCCGCGGCTCCCGGGGGAACTTGCAAACCCGCCCGCCTGGCCCTGGTCCCCCG CGACTGGTGCCTGGAGGCCTCGAACCCAGCGCGGCCCGCCCTCTGTGCCAGCCTCAGCCCGGAGCACACAGGACAAGGCCCAAGAAGATTGTATTTGAGGATGAGCTGCCCTCCCGGACCCTCCTGAGCTCCAAGAAGTCTCTTAGAGCAATCCCCGGGGGACATGTGCCTAGGCCCCACCCCGTGCCTGACTATGAGCT TAAGTACCCACCAGTGAGCAACGAGAAGGATCGGAGCCGCTATGCTGCAGTGTTCCAGGACCAGTACCCAGAGTTCTTGGAGCTCCAGCAGGAGGTGGGCTCTGCACAGGCCAAGCTCCAGCAGCTGGAGGCCCTGCTGAACTCACTGCCCCCACCCCGAAGCCAG AAGGAGGCCCATGTTGCTGCCCGTGTCTGGAGGGAATTTGAGAAGAAGCAGTTG GACCCCAGCTTCCTGGACAAGCAGGCTCGCTGCCACTACCTGAAGGGCAAACTAAGGCACCTCAAGACGCAGATCCAGAAATTCGATGACCAGGGAGACAGCGAGGGTTCTGTGTACTTCTGA
- the USE1 gene encoding vesicle transport protein USE1 produces MAPAEGAGYRWVVMAASRLELNLVRLLCRCEAMAAEKRDPDDWRLEKYVGALEDMLQALKAQASKPVSEVINEYSRKVDFLKGMLQAEKLTSSSEKALANQFLAPGRVPTTARERVPATKTVHLQSRARYTSEMRSELLGTDSSEEPELDVRKRIGVAGPRPGDEKQSAAELDLILQRHQNLQEKLAEEMLGLARSLKTHTLAAQTVIKKDNQTLSHSLKMADQNLEKLKTESERLEQHTQKSVNWLLWAMLIIVCFIFISMILFIRIMPKLK; encoded by the exons ATGGCGCCGGCGGAAGGGGCGGGGTACCGCTGGGTGGTGATGGCAGCGTCGAGGCTGGAGCTGAACCTGGTGCGGCTGCTGTGCCGCTGCGAGGCGATGGCAGCGGAGAAGCGGGACCCGGACGACTGGCGTCTAGAAAAG TACGTGGGAGCCCTCGAGGACATGCTGCAGGCCCTGAAGGCACAGGCGAG CAAACCGGTCTCCgaggtaatcaatgaatattCTCGCAAGGTAGATTTTCTGAAGGGGATGCTGCAGGCAGAGAAGCTG ACCTCCTCCTCAGAGAAGGCACTAGCCAACCAGTTCCTGGCCCCTGGCCGAGTACCGACTACAGCCAGGGAACGGGTACCTGCCACGAAGACAGTACACCTACAGTCACGGGCACGGTACACCAGTGAGATGCGGAGTGAGCTGCTAGGCACG GACTCTAGTGAAG AGCCTGAACTGGATGTGAGGAAGAGAAT TGGGGTGGCAGGGCCCAGGCCAGGGGATGAGAAGCAGTCAGCAGCCGAGCTAGACCTCATCCTGCAGCGACACCAGAACCTCCAGGAGAAGCTGGCAGAGGAGATGCTAGGCCTGGCACGGAGCCTCAAGACCCACACACTGGCTGCCCAGACTGTCATCAAGAAGGACAACCAG ACCCTGTCGCACTCACTCAAGATGGCCGACCAGAACCTGGAGAAGCTGAAGACAGAATCTGAGCGGCTGGAGCAGCACACACAGAAGTCAGTCAACTGGCTGCTCTGGGCCATGCTTATTATCGTCTGCTTCATCTTCATCAGCATGATCCTCTTCATCCGTATCATGCCCAAACTCAAATAA